A genomic segment from Stenotrophomonas maltophilia encodes:
- the purU gene encoding formyltetrahydrofolate deformylase yields MRPDSILTLSCPDRTGIVYRVSGLLFDHGCNILDAQQFGDEESGRFFLRVHFDRDASLPLETVYAAMATLAEGFGMDWQLHDGRRRARLLVLVSKQGHCLNDLLFRAHSGQLKVDIAAVASNHADFAPLAASYQVPFHHLPVTADTRAVQEQQIIDLVERERIDLVVLARYMQILSPTLCRALAGRAINIHHSFLPSFKGAQPYHQAHARGVKIIGATAHYVTEDLDEGPIIEQDVARVDHAMAPRELVRLGSDTESLVLARAVRRHVEHRILLNGHRTVVFR; encoded by the coding sequence ATGCGCCCTGATTCCATTCTTACCCTGTCCTGCCCCGACCGTACCGGCATCGTCTATCGCGTATCCGGCCTGCTGTTCGACCACGGCTGCAACATCCTCGACGCCCAGCAGTTCGGCGACGAGGAAAGCGGCCGCTTCTTCCTGCGCGTGCATTTCGACCGCGATGCCAGCCTGCCGCTGGAGACCGTGTACGCCGCCATGGCCACGCTTGCCGAAGGCTTCGGCATGGACTGGCAACTGCATGATGGCCGCCGCCGCGCACGCCTGCTGGTGCTGGTCAGCAAGCAGGGGCACTGCCTCAACGACCTGCTGTTCCGTGCCCACAGCGGCCAGCTGAAGGTCGACATCGCGGCAGTGGCGTCCAACCACGCCGACTTCGCACCATTGGCCGCGTCCTACCAGGTGCCGTTCCACCACCTGCCGGTGACCGCCGATACGCGTGCGGTGCAGGAGCAGCAGATCATCGACCTGGTCGAGCGCGAGCGCATCGACCTGGTGGTGCTGGCGCGCTACATGCAGATCCTGTCACCCACGCTGTGCCGCGCGCTGGCCGGCCGTGCGATCAACATCCACCACAGCTTCCTGCCCAGCTTCAAGGGCGCGCAGCCGTATCACCAGGCGCACGCGCGCGGGGTCAAGATCATCGGGGCCACCGCGCACTACGTCACCGAGGATCTGGACGAAGGCCCGATCATCGAGCAGGACGTGGCCCGCGTGGACCACGCGATGGCACCGCGCGAGCTGGTGCGGCTGGGTAGCGATACCGAATCGCTGGTGCTGGCACGCGCGGTTCGCCGCCATGTGGAGCACCGCATCCTGCTCAACGGGCACCGAACGGTGGTGTTCCGGTAA
- a CDS encoding XVIPCD domain-containing protein — protein sequence MERSEEAGLPQQQEGGRPGAARRPASPLADPSFTPILAKSTTLQAGLAQAGRDGLDVVWGQAGGGTYLVPGVKIVIDENAIGQGPRITRSLSHEVGHHLFTEGPDRTSKQAYVNSLLRGEAAATLSNVQVQREILAAGGPDIGVSGTGNRPQQYGAIAVELQAGRINRSQALGQIAEVFKTEAPSVGPHANYELYYGAFYDQHIAPSQRRRRPEPELDAERTAVAERVATSINDSPSLRRVSSSIAELGDADRSLYMQIRAGVERLDAEHGKPWDESSQRMTVSLLVLAKEQGLSRVDHVVLNNPTESLARGERVFIVEGAMDDPAHRRGDMDTMDALRAPEAESLHRADALNQSQARGLEQQPVQPVHTQDGPSFLR from the coding sequence ATGGAGCGTTCTGAAGAAGCTGGACTGCCACAGCAGCAGGAGGGGGGACGCCCAGGAGCCGCACGTCGTCCTGCATCACCATTGGCCGACCCGTCGTTTACGCCGATTCTGGCGAAATCCACAACACTTCAAGCGGGTCTCGCCCAAGCAGGTCGTGACGGTCTGGATGTTGTCTGGGGGCAAGCCGGTGGCGGCACCTATCTTGTTCCTGGTGTGAAGATCGTTATTGACGAGAATGCGATCGGGCAAGGCCCCAGAATCACACGTTCTCTTTCTCACGAAGTTGGGCACCATCTCTTCACCGAAGGCCCGGATCGGACTTCCAAGCAAGCCTATGTAAACAGCTTGTTGCGAGGAGAAGCCGCCGCGACGCTGAGCAATGTCCAGGTGCAGCGCGAAATCCTCGCGGCTGGTGGACCGGACATTGGCGTGTCAGGCACGGGTAATCGGCCACAGCAGTATGGAGCCATTGCGGTGGAGCTCCAGGCTGGACGGATCAATCGAAGCCAAGCGCTTGGACAGATCGCTGAGGTGTTCAAGACGGAGGCCCCGTCTGTTGGTCCTCATGCGAATTACGAGCTCTACTACGGCGCGTTCTATGACCAGCACATAGCGCCCTCGCAACGGCGGCGCAGGCCGGAGCCAGAACTTGACGCCGAACGCACTGCGGTTGCGGAGAGAGTTGCCACTTCCATCAACGACTCTCCGTCGCTGCGTCGGGTTTCTTCTTCAATAGCTGAACTTGGTGATGCAGATCGTTCTCTCTATATGCAGATAAGGGCTGGTGTGGAACGCCTGGACGCCGAGCATGGGAAGCCATGGGACGAGTCGAGCCAGCGGATGACCGTGAGCCTGTTGGTACTGGCCAAGGAGCAGGGGCTTTCGCGGGTCGACCATGTTGTGCTCAACAACCCGACAGAAAGCTTGGCTCGTGGGGAGAGGGTCTTCATAGTGGAAGGGGCAATGGATGATCCTGCCCATCGCCGAGGAGACATGGATACGATGGATGCGCTTCGTGCACCTGAGGCGGAGTCGCTTCATCGTGCTGATGCGTTGAATCAATCGCAAGCACGAGGCCTTGAACAACAGCCGGTACAGCCTGTTCATACGCAGGACGGTCCATCGTTCTTGAGATAA
- a CDS encoding ribonucleotide-diphosphate reductase subunit beta, whose protein sequence is MADKPKQMLLDPGFELTLRPMRYPQFYDMYRNAIKNTWTVEEINFQIDITDLHSKMSPGERHLIHRLVAFFATGDSIVSNNLVLNLYQHLNAPEARMYLSRQLYEEALHVQFYLTLLDNYLPDPEERVKAFAAVENIDSIKKKADFCFKWIDSIQDLKRIETRAERRQFLLNQICFAACIEGLFFFAAFAYVYYFRSRGLLPGLASGTNWVFRDESAHMEFAFESVRVVREEEPDLFDDEMKQQVYDMLAEAIECEVQFAEDVLSGGVAGISTRDMRQYLQHCADQHFAKLGMEKKYNVRNPLPFMELQDVQELTNFFERRVSAYQVGVQGEVAFDMNF, encoded by the coding sequence ATGGCCGACAAGCCCAAGCAGATGCTGCTCGATCCCGGTTTTGAACTGACCCTGCGCCCGATGCGCTACCCGCAGTTCTATGACATGTACCGGAATGCGATCAAGAACACCTGGACGGTGGAAGAGATCAACTTCCAGATCGACATCACCGACCTGCACAGCAAGATGTCGCCGGGCGAGCGTCACCTGATCCACCGCCTGGTCGCGTTCTTCGCCACCGGCGACTCGATCGTGTCCAACAACCTGGTGCTGAACCTGTACCAGCACTTGAACGCGCCGGAAGCGCGCATGTACCTGTCGCGCCAGCTGTATGAAGAAGCGCTGCACGTGCAGTTCTACCTGACTTTGCTCGACAACTACCTGCCGGATCCGGAAGAGCGCGTCAAAGCGTTCGCCGCGGTGGAGAACATCGACTCGATCAAGAAGAAGGCCGATTTCTGCTTCAAGTGGATCGACTCGATCCAGGACCTGAAGCGCATCGAGACCCGCGCCGAGCGTCGCCAGTTCCTGCTCAACCAGATCTGCTTCGCTGCATGCATCGAAGGCCTGTTCTTCTTCGCCGCCTTCGCCTACGTGTACTACTTCCGTTCGCGCGGCCTGCTGCCGGGCCTGGCCTCGGGCACCAACTGGGTGTTCCGCGACGAGAGCGCGCACATGGAGTTCGCGTTCGAGTCGGTGCGCGTGGTGCGTGAGGAAGAGCCGGACCTGTTCGATGACGAGATGAAGCAGCAGGTCTACGACATGCTGGCCGAAGCCATCGAATGCGAAGTGCAGTTCGCCGAGGACGTGCTGTCCGGCGGCGTGGCCGGCATCTCGACCCGTGACATGCGCCAGTACCTGCAGCATTGTGCCGACCAGCACTTCGCCAAGCTGGGCATGGAAAAGAAGTACAACGTGCGCAACCCGCTGCCGTTCATGGAACTGCAGGACGTGCAGGAACTGACCAACTTCTTCGAACGCCGCGTCTCGGCCTACCAGGTCGGCGTGCAGGGCGAAGTCGCCTTCGACATGAACTTCTGA
- a CDS encoding LysR family transcriptional regulator, with translation MNLLQLIRSFTRTAETGSIAAAARILGISATAVGQNINRLEAHLGVRLLNRSTRQLALSEAGALYLAQVRHIEADLARAQAMVTAGDIEPAGPLRIASSSAFGRHVLAPLLPSLQQRYPQLQLELRLTDRAVQHGPEAVDASIRIGAQLEDGVVARQLARVPFVFCASPTYLKAHGTPQEPSELGSHRGLLHRFPTDGRPLRWGLLKDGQRVDAALPPSMVCDDIDALGSLAAAGAGITRLAAFVAEPYLRDGRLTPVFGADTAWRPEPMDVYFCVSDRRDFTAKIRALFEHLQAGIAPAWRV, from the coding sequence ATGAACCTGTTGCAACTGATCCGCAGCTTCACCCGCACCGCAGAGACCGGCAGCATTGCCGCCGCGGCCCGCATCCTTGGCATCAGCGCCACCGCAGTCGGCCAGAACATCAACCGGCTGGAGGCGCATCTGGGCGTACGGTTGCTGAATCGAAGTACGCGCCAGCTGGCCCTCAGCGAGGCCGGCGCGCTGTACCTGGCGCAGGTGCGCCACATCGAAGCCGACCTGGCGCGCGCGCAGGCGATGGTCACTGCCGGTGACATCGAACCAGCCGGGCCGCTGCGCATCGCCAGCAGCAGCGCCTTCGGTCGCCATGTGCTTGCCCCCTTGCTGCCTTCACTGCAGCAGCGCTACCCGCAACTGCAGCTGGAGCTGCGCCTGACCGACCGCGCCGTGCAGCATGGCCCGGAAGCGGTGGATGCCAGCATCCGCATCGGGGCACAGTTGGAGGATGGCGTGGTCGCGCGGCAGCTGGCGCGTGTTCCGTTCGTGTTCTGCGCCTCGCCAACCTACCTGAAGGCCCATGGCACGCCACAGGAACCCTCGGAACTGGGCAGCCATCGCGGGCTGCTGCACCGCTTCCCCACCGATGGCCGGCCGCTGCGCTGGGGCCTGCTGAAGGACGGCCAGCGCGTGGACGCCGCGCTGCCGCCGAGCATGGTCTGCGATGACATCGATGCGCTGGGGTCGCTGGCGGCGGCCGGTGCCGGCATCACCCGGCTGGCCGCGTTCGTGGCCGAGCCGTACCTGCGCGATGGGCGCCTGACGCCGGTGTTCGGCGCCGACACCGCATGGCGCCCGGAGCCGATGGATGTCTATTTCTGCGTCAGCGACCGTCGCGACTTCACCGCCAAGATCCGCGCGCTGTTCGAGCACCTGCAGGCTGGCATCGCGCCGGCCTGGCGGGTGTGA
- the pncA gene encoding bifunctional nicotinamidase/pyrazinamidase, with amino-acid sequence MTALPADVALLVIDLQPDFMPGGALACDQGDALVAPIAGLLAQHRYRTVVATQDWHPADHASFASQHPGQRPFETILLHAQPQTLWPDHCVQGSAGAVLHPGVDWTAADLILRKGTRQQVDSYSAFRENHGPEGERPATGLAGWLHERRIREVHVCGLARDYCVLWSAQDAVKSGFRVKFLWDLTRPVTEANDAMVREALGKAGIAIA; translated from the coding sequence ATGACCGCCCTGCCCGCCGATGTCGCCCTGCTGGTGATCGACCTGCAGCCGGACTTCATGCCCGGGGGCGCCTTGGCCTGCGACCAGGGCGATGCGCTGGTGGCACCGATTGCCGGACTGTTGGCGCAGCACCGCTACCGCACCGTGGTGGCGACCCAGGACTGGCACCCGGCCGACCACGCCTCGTTTGCCAGCCAGCACCCCGGCCAGCGTCCGTTCGAGACCATCCTGCTGCATGCGCAGCCGCAGACCCTGTGGCCCGACCACTGCGTGCAGGGCAGCGCCGGTGCCGTCCTGCATCCGGGCGTGGACTGGACTGCGGCCGACCTGATCCTGCGCAAGGGCACGCGCCAACAGGTGGATTCGTACAGCGCCTTCCGCGAGAACCACGGCCCCGAGGGCGAGCGCCCGGCCACCGGCCTGGCCGGCTGGCTGCACGAACGCCGCATCCGCGAAGTGCACGTGTGCGGCCTGGCCCGCGACTACTGCGTGCTGTGGAGCGCGCAGGACGCGGTGAAGTCCGGCTTCCGGGTGAAGTTCCTGTGGGACCTGACCCGGCCGGTGACCGAAGCCAACGATGCGATGGTACGCGAAGCGCTGGGCAAGGCAGGGATCGCGATCGCCTGA
- a CDS encoding LysE family translocator, translating to MPATSDLLAFALVSLAMVLTPGPNMIYVISRSICQGPMAGLISLGGVALGFVFYMLCAALGITALLMTVPFAYDALRIGGALYLLYLAWQALKPGGRSPFAVRDLPQDSPRKLFTMGFLTNLLNPKVAVMYLSLLPQFLHPDGEGSVLMQSIVLGSTQILVSVSVNGMIALTAGSIAGFLAARPTWQMVQRWLMGTVLAGLAVRMAVEGRR from the coding sequence ATGCCCGCCACTTCCGACCTGCTGGCCTTTGCGCTGGTTTCGCTGGCCATGGTGCTCACCCCTGGGCCGAACATGATCTACGTCATCTCGCGCTCGATCTGCCAGGGGCCGATGGCTGGCCTGATCTCGCTGGGCGGAGTGGCGCTGGGCTTCGTGTTCTACATGCTGTGTGCGGCACTGGGCATCACCGCCCTGCTGATGACCGTGCCGTTCGCCTACGACGCGCTGCGCATCGGTGGCGCGCTGTACCTGCTGTACCTGGCCTGGCAGGCACTCAAGCCCGGTGGCCGTTCGCCGTTCGCGGTGCGCGACCTGCCGCAGGACAGCCCGCGCAAGCTGTTCACGATGGGCTTCCTGACCAATCTGCTGAACCCCAAAGTGGCGGTGATGTACCTGTCGCTGCTGCCGCAGTTCCTGCATCCCGATGGCGAAGGCAGTGTGCTGATGCAGTCGATCGTGCTGGGTTCCACCCAGATCCTGGTCAGCGTCAGCGTGAACGGCATGATCGCGTTGACCGCTGGCAGCATCGCCGGCTTCCTGGCCGCGCGTCCCACCTGGCAGATGGTGCAGCGCTGGTTGATGGGCACGGTGCTGGCCGGGTTGGCGGTGCGCATGGCGGTGGAAGGACGGCGCTGA
- a CDS encoding epoxyqueuosine reductase QueH codes for MRYLTMTELQRPALTLPADGKRLLLHSCCAPCSGEVMEAITASGIDYAIFFYNPNIHPVKEYELRKQENIRFAEQHDIPFIDCDYDTDNWFSRARGMENEPERGIRCTMCFDMRFERTALYAHEHGYDTISSSLGISRWKNMAQINDCGIRAASRYEGLQYWDYNWRKGGGASRMIEISKREQFYQQEYCGCVYSLRDANRHRRENGRERIKIGLLYYGQDAETPQGD; via the coding sequence ATGCGGTACCTGACGATGACCGAACTCCAACGCCCTGCCCTGACCCTGCCCGCCGATGGCAAGCGCCTGCTGCTGCATTCATGCTGCGCGCCCTGCTCCGGCGAAGTGATGGAGGCGATCACCGCCTCCGGGATCGACTACGCGATCTTCTTCTACAACCCCAACATCCATCCGGTGAAGGAATACGAGCTGCGCAAGCAGGAGAACATCCGCTTCGCCGAACAGCACGACATCCCGTTCATCGACTGCGACTACGACACCGACAACTGGTTCAGCCGTGCGCGCGGCATGGAGAACGAACCCGAACGCGGCATCCGCTGCACCATGTGCTTCGACATGCGTTTCGAACGTACTGCGCTGTACGCGCACGAACATGGTTACGACACCATCAGTTCTTCGCTGGGCATCTCGCGCTGGAAGAACATGGCGCAGATCAACGACTGCGGCATCCGTGCCGCGTCGCGCTATGAAGGCCTGCAGTACTGGGACTACAACTGGCGCAAGGGCGGCGGTGCCAGCCGCATGATCGAGATCAGCAAGCGCGAGCAGTTCTACCAGCAGGAGTACTGCGGCTGCGTGTACTCGCTGCGCGATGCCAACCGCCATCGCCGCGAGAATGGCCGCGAGCGGATCAAGATCGGCCTGTTGTACTACGGGCAGGACGCTGAGACACCGCAGGGCGATTGA
- a CDS encoding nicotinate phosphoribosyltransferase, translating to MHYLDNLLLNTDSYKASHWLQYPPGTDATFFYVESRGGLHDRTVFFGLQAILKDALARPVTHADIDDAAAVFAAHGEPFNEAGWRDIVDRLGGHLPVCIRAVPEGSVVPTHQALMTIESTDPAAFWVPSYLETLLLRVWYPVTVATISWHARQTIAAFLQQTSDDPQGQLPFKLHDFGARGVSSLESAALGGAAHLVNFLGTDTVSALCLARAHYHAPMAGYSIPAAEHSTITSWGREREVDAYRNMLRQFGKPGAIVAVVSDSYDIYRAISEHWGTTLREEVIASGATLVIRPDSGDPVEVVAESLHRLDEAFGHAINSKGYRVLNHVRVIQGDGINPDTIRAILQRITHDGYAADNVAFGMGGALLQRLDRDTQKFALKCSAARVGGEWIDVYKDPVTDAGKTSKRGRMRLLRRLDDGSLHTVALPPSGDETLPTGFEDAMVTVWENGRLLHDQRMDDIRTRAAAGR from the coding sequence ATGCACTACCTCGATAATCTTCTCCTCAACACCGACAGCTACAAGGCCAGCCATTGGCTGCAGTACCCGCCGGGTACCGATGCCACGTTCTTCTACGTGGAATCACGTGGCGGCCTGCACGATCGCACGGTGTTCTTCGGCCTGCAGGCGATCCTCAAGGACGCCCTGGCACGGCCGGTCACCCACGCCGACATCGACGACGCTGCTGCGGTATTCGCCGCCCATGGCGAACCGTTCAACGAGGCCGGCTGGCGCGATATCGTCGACCGGCTTGGCGGCCACCTGCCGGTGTGCATCCGCGCCGTGCCGGAGGGCAGCGTGGTGCCCACCCACCAGGCACTGATGACCATTGAATCGACAGATCCGGCCGCGTTCTGGGTGCCGTCGTACCTGGAAACGCTGCTGCTGCGCGTGTGGTACCCGGTCACCGTGGCCACCATCAGCTGGCATGCACGGCAGACCATTGCCGCGTTCCTGCAGCAGACCAGCGACGATCCGCAGGGGCAGCTGCCGTTCAAGCTGCACGACTTCGGCGCGCGCGGTGTATCGAGCCTGGAATCGGCCGCGCTGGGCGGTGCCGCACATCTGGTCAACTTCCTCGGCACCGATACCGTATCGGCCCTGTGCCTGGCCCGCGCGCACTATCACGCGCCGATGGCCGGCTATTCGATTCCCGCCGCCGAGCACAGCACCATCACCAGCTGGGGCCGCGAGCGCGAGGTGGACGCGTATCGCAACATGCTGCGCCAGTTCGGCAAGCCCGGTGCGATCGTGGCGGTGGTATCGGACAGCTATGACATCTACCGCGCGATCAGCGAGCACTGGGGTACCACCCTGCGCGAAGAAGTGATCGCCTCGGGTGCCACCCTGGTCATCCGCCCGGACTCGGGCGACCCGGTGGAGGTGGTGGCCGAAAGCCTGCACCGACTGGATGAAGCCTTCGGCCACGCGATCAACAGCAAGGGCTACCGCGTGCTCAACCACGTGCGGGTGATCCAGGGCGATGGCATCAACCCGGATACGATCCGCGCCATCCTGCAGCGCATCACCCATGACGGCTACGCCGCGGACAATGTGGCCTTCGGCATGGGCGGTGCCCTGCTGCAGCGGCTGGACCGCGATACGCAGAAGTTCGCACTGAAGTGCTCGGCGGCGAGGGTCGGGGGCGAATGGATCGACGTCTACAAGGATCCGGTCACCGATGCGGGCAAGACCAGCAAGCGCGGCCGCATGCGCCTGCTGCGGCGCCTGGATGACGGCAGCCTGCATACGGTGGCATTGCCTCCCAGCGGTGACGAAACGCTGCCGACCGGCTTCGAAGACGCGATGGTGACCGTGTGGGAGAACGGCCGCCTGCTGCACGATCAGCGGATGGACGACATCCGCACGCGGGCGGCGGCGGGGCGTTGA
- a CDS encoding NAD-dependent protein deacetylase: MTPPLTDFINRAQRLFVLTGAGCSTASGIPDYRDTDGQWKRTPPVTYQAFMGEAATRQRYWARSLLGWPRFGLARPNGTHQALAALERCGKLQLLLTQNVDGLHQRAGSHNVIDLHGRLDRVRCMGCERRSGREEFQQRLLDANPGWDALEAGIAPDGDADLETDFSTFVVPDCAYCGGLLKPDVVFFGENVPRERVAAVHDHLQQADAVLVVGSSLMVYSGFRFVQAAAKAGLPVAALNRGRTRADDLLQFKDERDCAEALAGWASC; encoded by the coding sequence ATGACCCCGCCACTGACCGACTTCATCAACCGCGCCCAGCGCCTGTTCGTGCTGACCGGCGCCGGTTGCAGCACCGCCTCGGGCATTCCCGATTACCGGGATACCGACGGCCAGTGGAAACGCACGCCGCCGGTGACCTACCAGGCGTTCATGGGCGAGGCAGCCACCCGCCAGCGCTACTGGGCGCGCAGCCTGCTGGGCTGGCCGCGCTTCGGCCTGGCCCGGCCCAACGGTACCCACCAGGCCCTGGCTGCCCTGGAACGCTGCGGCAAGCTGCAGCTGCTGCTGACCCAGAATGTGGACGGCCTGCACCAGCGTGCCGGCAGCCACAATGTGATCGACCTGCATGGCCGCCTGGATCGGGTGCGCTGCATGGGCTGCGAGCGCCGCAGTGGCCGCGAGGAGTTCCAGCAGCGGCTGCTGGACGCCAATCCCGGCTGGGATGCGCTGGAGGCCGGTATCGCCCCCGATGGCGATGCCGACCTGGAGACCGATTTCTCCACGTTCGTGGTGCCCGATTGCGCCTACTGCGGCGGCCTGTTGAAGCCGGATGTGGTGTTCTTCGGCGAAAACGTGCCGCGCGAACGCGTGGCCGCGGTGCACGATCACCTGCAGCAGGCCGACGCCGTGCTGGTGGTGGGCTCGTCGCTGATGGTCTATTCCGGCTTCCGCTTCGTGCAGGCGGCCGCCAAGGCAGGGTTGCCGGTGGCGGCGCTGAACCGCGGTCGCACCCGTGCCGACGACCTGCTGCAGTTCAAGGACGAGCGCGATTGCGCTGAAGCGCTGGCTGGATGGGCTTCGTGTTGA
- a CDS encoding acyl-CoA thioesterase has translation MTPIPETVPPTEVRMAEIVFPNHTNHLGTLFGGQALAWMDKAAFLAAARYSRRTVVTARSDQVDFKLPIRIGQMVETIGRIVEVGRSSMKVEVELVAEDLHSGERKLCTRGHFVMIALDEEGHPIAVPPLPAA, from the coding sequence ATGACCCCGATCCCCGAGACCGTGCCGCCCACCGAAGTGCGCATGGCCGAAATCGTCTTCCCCAACCACACCAACCACCTCGGCACCCTGTTCGGTGGCCAGGCATTGGCGTGGATGGACAAGGCCGCCTTCCTGGCCGCCGCCCGCTATTCGCGGCGCACGGTGGTGACCGCGCGCAGCGACCAGGTCGACTTCAAACTGCCGATCCGCATCGGCCAGATGGTGGAAACCATCGGCCGCATCGTCGAAGTCGGCCGCAGCTCGATGAAGGTCGAGGTGGAACTGGTCGCCGAAGACCTGCACAGCGGCGAGCGCAAGCTGTGCACCCGCGGCCACTTCGTGATGATCGCGCTGGACGAGGAAGGCCACCCGATCGCGGTGCCTCCGCTGCCGGCGGCCTGA
- a CDS encoding NADH:flavin oxidoreductase/NADH oxidase → MTQLFSPISFGPLTLSNRIVIAPMCQYSAEDGRASDWHAMHLGNLAQSGAGLLILEATAVEPRGRISWADLGLWDDGTEAALAQVLASVRRWSPMPLGIQLGHAGRKASVKRPWDGGGQLPADDARGWATVAPSALPFHAADPAPQELDEAGIAELIAAFAASAVRAERLGFELIELHAAHGYLLHQFLSPLSNRRTDGYGGSLPNRLRLLVEVFDAVRAAVSDKIAVGVRISASDWVEGGWDLVQSEALAQVLDARGCNFLHVSSGGLDERQKITVGPGYQVPFAAAIKAKVRMPVIAVGMITEPEQAESILRHRHADAVALARGILYDPRWPWHAAAALRDSVDAAPQYLRCEPRDARGVFKAR, encoded by the coding sequence GTGACCCAGCTGTTTTCGCCGATCTCGTTCGGCCCCCTGACCCTGTCCAACCGCATCGTGATCGCGCCGATGTGCCAGTACTCCGCCGAAGACGGTCGCGCCAGCGACTGGCACGCCATGCACCTGGGCAACCTGGCGCAGTCCGGCGCCGGCCTGTTGATCCTGGAAGCCACCGCGGTCGAGCCGCGCGGCCGTATCAGCTGGGCCGACCTGGGCCTGTGGGATGACGGCACCGAGGCCGCGCTGGCACAAGTGCTGGCCAGCGTCCGCCGCTGGTCGCCGATGCCGCTGGGCATCCAGCTGGGCCATGCCGGCCGCAAGGCATCGGTGAAGCGTCCGTGGGACGGTGGTGGCCAGCTGCCAGCCGATGATGCGCGTGGCTGGGCCACCGTGGCGCCGTCGGCGCTGCCGTTCCATGCCGCCGATCCGGCGCCGCAGGAACTGGACGAGGCCGGCATCGCCGAGCTCATCGCCGCTTTCGCCGCCAGTGCGGTGCGTGCCGAGCGCCTGGGCTTCGAGCTGATCGAGCTGCATGCCGCGCACGGTTACCTGCTGCACCAGTTCCTGTCGCCGCTGAGCAACCGCCGCACCGACGGCTATGGTGGCTCCCTGCCGAACCGCCTGCGCCTGCTGGTGGAGGTGTTCGACGCCGTGCGTGCGGCGGTGTCCGACAAGATCGCCGTGGGCGTGCGCATTTCCGCCAGCGACTGGGTCGAGGGTGGCTGGGACCTGGTGCAGAGCGAAGCACTGGCCCAGGTGCTGGACGCGCGCGGCTGCAACTTCCTGCATGTCTCCAGCGGTGGCCTGGACGAGCGCCAGAAGATCACCGTCGGCCCCGGTTACCAGGTGCCGTTCGCCGCGGCGATCAAGGCCAAGGTGCGCATGCCGGTGATCGCGGTGGGCATGATCACCGAACCGGAACAGGCCGAGTCGATTCTGCGCCACCGCCACGCCGATGCCGTGGCCCTGGCGCGCGGCATCCTCTACGACCCGCGTTGGCCGTGGCACGCTGCCGCAGCATTGCGCGACAGCGTGGACGCTGCGCCCCAGTACCTGCGCTGTGAGCCACGCGATGCGCGCGGCGTGTTCAAGGCGCGCTGA